Proteins encoded together in one Archangium lipolyticum window:
- a CDS encoding SDR family NAD(P)-dependent oxidoreductase produces the protein MADLILTGASRGIGHALALALAERRDDRLVLVARDRARLDALVTAVEQKGGHAVAVPGDLSSLAEARALGQRLVEVVTPGATLIHNAGLWPAKRVLTPEGLEAAFVVNHLAPLVMQRALLDARRLRRILVVSAGLILKGRFDAARTPTGEDFSGIRTYCTTKLCFALAMRDIAAAEPGLDVVVLHPGVVRTDLGARSGPIGWLLSLVKRGWETPEVCAARLARILERERWSPAGEARWLIEENEQPWPAVAEDEATRRAVRETTERLLAKQPTSPRK, from the coding sequence ATGGCTGACTTGATCCTCACTGGAGCCTCGCGCGGCATTGGTCACGCCCTGGCGTTGGCCCTGGCCGAGCGGCGTGATGATCGGCTCGTGCTCGTCGCCCGCGACCGCGCCCGTCTGGATGCCCTCGTCACCGCCGTCGAGCAGAAGGGCGGCCACGCCGTCGCGGTGCCGGGAGACCTCTCGTCCCTGGCCGAGGCACGGGCCCTGGGGCAGCGCCTCGTCGAGGTGGTCACCCCTGGCGCGACGCTCATCCACAATGCCGGGCTGTGGCCGGCGAAGCGGGTGCTCACACCTGAAGGACTCGAGGCCGCCTTCGTGGTCAACCACCTGGCGCCGCTGGTGATGCAGCGGGCGCTGCTCGACGCCAGGCGCCTGCGCCGGATCCTGGTGGTGAGCGCCGGCCTGATCCTGAAGGGTCGCTTCGACGCCGCCCGCACGCCCACGGGCGAGGACTTCTCGGGCATCCGGACCTACTGCACCACGAAGCTCTGCTTCGCGCTGGCCATGCGCGACATCGCCGCCGCCGAGCCAGGGCTCGACGTCGTCGTCCTGCACCCTGGGGTAGTGCGCACGGACCTCGGGGCGCGCTCGGGCCCCATCGGATGGCTGCTATCACTCGTGAAGCGAGGCTGGGAGACGCCCGAGGTCTGCGCGGCACGGCTCGCGAGGATCCTCGAGCGAGAGCGCTGGTCGCCGGCGGGAGAAGCCCGCTGGCTCATCGAGGAGAACGAGCAGCCGTGGCCGGCGGTGGCGGAGGACGAAGCAACGAGGAGGGCGGTGCGAGAAACCACCGAGCGACTGCTCGCGAAGCAACCAACGAGTCCCCGGAAATAA
- a CDS encoding xanthine dehydrogenase family protein molybdopterin-binding subunit, with product MSKKPMLIARRTFLAGMNVSAGGLALAFFTGQKPTSEPTGQAGPKPKTSSQAEERTSPGLNPNVFVHVAPDGLVTIVCHRSEMGQGIRSSLPVLIADELGADMARVKIVQADGDRAYGDQNTDGSNSVRSIYEEMRRVGATARVMLIAAAARRWKVAPEQCEARDHVVIHRGSNRTFGFGELAVEAGKLPVPKPAAVPLRPKAELRRTGGPLPLLDAPAYVNGSATFGADLRLPGMLIAVIARPPVVGGRVARYDASRALAIPGVKRVIELPAPKPPYMFQSWGGIAVLAENTWAAMRGRAALDITWEHGDNAKYDSERFRQELTASVRAPGTPVRNVGDADAALAKAARVIEAEYHVPHLPHVPMEPPVALARVQDGTCEVWAPTQNPQAARTEAARALGLPEEKVQVHVTFLGGGFGRKSKADFVSEVVLLAREAGTPVRVQWTREDDVQHDYYNTVSTQLLSAGLDERGKVVAWRHRTAFPPIGSTFAPVNKPGEGDLQQGVLDLALAVPNVRAEACEANAHVRIGWLRSVYNIFHAFSINSFIDEIAHARGEDTRDVMLEILGPPRVSSLEELGIKNLRNYGSPLETHPVDVRRLRNVIERVTQLSRWNDRKKEGRALGLAAHRSFVSYTAVVASVVRDAAGKLRVDEAWIVADAGTVINPDRVRAQMEGSVIFGMSLALHGGITMKGGVPQQSNFRDVRLVRMAETPRKIHVDIIQSDAAPGGVGEPGVPPVAPAIANAVFALTGTRVRELPISKALQV from the coding sequence ATGAGCAAGAAGCCCATGTTGATTGCCCGGCGGACATTCCTCGCCGGGATGAACGTCTCCGCCGGAGGGCTCGCCCTGGCCTTCTTCACCGGCCAGAAGCCCACCAGCGAGCCCACGGGCCAGGCGGGACCGAAGCCGAAGACGAGCTCCCAGGCCGAGGAGAGGACCTCGCCCGGGCTGAACCCGAACGTCTTCGTGCACGTGGCTCCCGACGGGCTGGTGACGATCGTCTGCCACCGGTCCGAGATGGGGCAGGGTATCCGCAGCTCGCTCCCGGTGCTGATCGCCGATGAGCTGGGCGCGGACATGGCGCGGGTGAAGATCGTTCAGGCCGATGGTGATCGGGCCTACGGCGACCAGAACACCGACGGCTCCAACAGCGTTCGCAGCATCTACGAGGAGATGCGGCGCGTGGGGGCCACCGCGCGCGTGATGCTGATCGCCGCCGCGGCCAGGCGCTGGAAGGTGGCGCCGGAGCAGTGCGAGGCGCGCGACCACGTGGTGATCCACCGCGGGAGCAACCGCACCTTCGGCTTCGGCGAGCTCGCCGTCGAGGCGGGCAAGCTGCCCGTGCCCAAGCCGGCGGCGGTTCCGCTCCGGCCCAAGGCCGAGCTCCGGCGCACCGGTGGGCCGCTGCCGTTGCTGGACGCGCCCGCGTACGTCAACGGCAGCGCCACGTTCGGCGCCGACCTCCGGCTCCCGGGCATGCTCATCGCGGTGATCGCGCGGCCCCCCGTCGTGGGCGGCCGGGTGGCGCGGTATGACGCCTCGCGCGCGCTCGCCATCCCCGGGGTGAAGCGCGTCATCGAGCTTCCCGCGCCGAAGCCTCCGTACATGTTCCAGTCCTGGGGCGGTATCGCCGTCCTCGCGGAGAACACCTGGGCCGCCATGCGTGGCCGCGCGGCGCTCGACATCACCTGGGAGCACGGGGACAACGCGAAGTACGACTCGGAGCGGTTCCGTCAGGAGCTCACCGCGTCCGTGCGCGCGCCCGGCACGCCCGTCCGGAACGTCGGGGACGCGGACGCCGCCCTCGCCAAGGCCGCGCGTGTGATCGAGGCGGAGTATCACGTGCCCCACCTCCCGCACGTGCCGATGGAGCCGCCCGTCGCGCTCGCCCGCGTCCAGGATGGCACCTGCGAGGTCTGGGCTCCCACCCAGAATCCGCAGGCGGCCCGCACCGAGGCGGCCCGGGCACTCGGGCTTCCCGAGGAGAAGGTCCAGGTCCACGTGACCTTCCTGGGCGGCGGCTTCGGGCGCAAGTCGAAGGCGGACTTCGTCTCCGAGGTCGTGCTGCTCGCCAGGGAGGCCGGTACTCCGGTGCGCGTGCAGTGGACCCGTGAGGACGACGTCCAGCACGACTACTACAACACCGTCAGCACCCAGCTGCTGAGCGCGGGCCTCGACGAGCGCGGCAAGGTCGTCGCCTGGCGGCACCGCACCGCGTTCCCGCCCATCGGCTCGACCTTCGCGCCCGTCAACAAGCCCGGGGAAGGGGACCTCCAGCAGGGGGTGTTGGATCTCGCGCTCGCGGTTCCCAACGTCCGCGCCGAGGCCTGCGAGGCCAATGCCCACGTCCGCATCGGCTGGCTCCGGTCCGTCTACAACATCTTCCACGCCTTCTCGATCAACTCCTTCATCGACGAGATCGCCCACGCCCGGGGGGAGGACACCCGCGACGTGATGCTGGAGATTCTCGGACCGCCCCGCGTGTCCTCGCTCGAGGAGCTGGGGATCAAGAACCTCAGGAACTATGGCTCTCCCCTCGAGACCCACCCCGTCGATGTCCGGCGCCTGCGCAATGTCATCGAGCGCGTGACGCAGCTCTCCCGGTGGAACGACCGGAAGAAGGAGGGCAGGGCCCTGGGCCTCGCCGCCCATCGCAGCTTCGTGAGTTACACGGCCGTGGTCGCCTCGGTCGTGCGTGACGCCGCCGGCAAGCTCCGTGTCGATGAGGCCTGGATCGTCGCGGACGCGGGGACGGTGATCAATCCGGATCGCGTCCGGGCCCAGATGGAGGGCTCGGTCATCTTCGGAATGAGCCTGGCGCTCCATGGCGGGATCACGATGAAGGGCGGCGTGCCCCAGCAGTCGAACTTCCGCGACGTCCGGTTGGTGCGCATGGCGGAGACGCCGCGGAAGATTCACGTCGATATCATCCAGAGCGACGCGGCTCCGGGCGGAGTGGGTGAACCCGGTGTTCCGCCCGTCGCCCCGGCGATCGCCAACGCGGTCTTCGCTCTCACGGGTACGCGCGTCCGGGAACTGCCGATCTCCAAGGCGCTCCAGGTCTGA
- a CDS encoding (2Fe-2S)-binding protein has translation MTIRVRVNGVEHELDVDPEMPLLWALRDVLGLTGTKYGCGQALCGACTLHLDGQVVRSCVTPIRRAAGRSITTIEGLSADGSHPLQRAWVDMGVPQCGFCQAGQIMTAAALLAKNPKPTDAEIDQSLAGNLCRCGTYTRIRAAVKKVAGISEE, from the coding sequence ATGACGATTCGAGTTCGCGTCAACGGGGTCGAGCACGAGCTCGATGTCGACCCGGAGATGCCACTGCTCTGGGCCCTGCGGGATGTGCTGGGCCTCACCGGGACGAAGTACGGCTGCGGCCAGGCGCTCTGCGGCGCGTGCACCCTCCACCTCGACGGCCAGGTGGTGCGCTCGTGCGTGACGCCCATCCGCCGCGCGGCCGGGCGCTCCATCACCACCATCGAGGGGCTCTCCGCCGATGGTAGTCACCCCCTGCAGCGCGCCTGGGTCGACATGGGCGTTCCCCAGTGCGGCTTCTGCCAGGCCGGGCAGATCATGACCGCGGCGGCCCTGCTGGCGAAGAATCCGAAGCCCACCGACGCGGAGATCGACCAGTCGCTCGCGGGCAACCTGTGCCGGTGTGGCACGTACACGCGCATCCGCGCGGCCGTGAAGAAGGTCGCCGGCATCTCCGAGGAATGA
- a CDS encoding Isoquinoline 1-oxidoreductase subunit codes for MRNALLVVTSGFVLLTAGACRRQPEPVDARGALPPVGPGELRSPEAFGVIADRADRSRALFLEASRVLLHPRCANCHPDGDTPYHGTDWQPHNPPVVRGPEDRGVVGMECTSCHQDKNLELARVPGAPNWHLAPRSMAWVGKTPRAICEQLKDPKRNGGKTLAQIVEHNAHDELVGWGWTPGADRQPAPGTQKLFGAIVAAWADTGAECPSEEARP; via the coding sequence ATGCGGAATGCCCTTCTCGTCGTGACGTCTGGTTTCGTTCTGCTCACCGCGGGAGCCTGCCGGCGCCAGCCCGAGCCCGTCGATGCACGAGGCGCGCTCCCCCCGGTGGGTCCCGGTGAGCTCCGTTCCCCAGAGGCGTTCGGAGTCATCGCGGATCGGGCCGACCGGTCGCGTGCCCTGTTCCTCGAGGCCAGCCGGGTCCTGCTCCATCCCCGGTGCGCCAACTGCCATCCCGACGGCGATACGCCCTATCACGGCACCGACTGGCAGCCTCACAATCCTCCCGTCGTGCGCGGCCCCGAGGATCGCGGCGTGGTCGGGATGGAGTGCACGAGCTGCCACCAGGACAAGAACCTCGAGCTCGCGCGGGTCCCCGGTGCGCCGAACTGGCACCTCGCTCCGCGCTCGATGGCGTGGGTGGGCAAGACCCCGCGCGCGATATGCGAGCAACTGAAGGATCCCAAACGGAACGGAGGCAAGACGTTGGCGCAGATCGTCGAGCACAACGCGCATGACGAGTTGGTGGGCTGGGGTTGGACGCCGGGCGCGGACCGGCAGCCCGCTCCGGGCACCCAGAAGCTCTTCGGGGCCATCGTGGCGGCCTGGGCCGACACGGGCGCCGAGTGTCCTTCCGAGGAGGCACGGCCATGA
- a CDS encoding response regulator, with protein sequence MMELKRVLLVEDSPNDAELTLEAFAETGLANEVVWVRDGREALDYLFQEGAFASRPHGQPAVVLLDLKMPKVDGLQVLEQVKNNPNLKSVPVVMLTSSREEADLARSYGLGVNAYVVKPVGFPEFVKALKELGLFWAVVNEPPPGSLRRSNAS encoded by the coding sequence ATGATGGAACTCAAGCGGGTGCTGCTCGTGGAGGACAGCCCCAACGACGCGGAGCTGACGTTGGAGGCGTTCGCGGAGACGGGACTGGCCAACGAAGTGGTGTGGGTGCGGGATGGACGGGAAGCGCTCGACTATCTCTTCCAGGAAGGCGCATTCGCCAGCCGGCCCCACGGGCAGCCTGCCGTGGTCCTGCTGGATTTGAAGATGCCCAAGGTGGATGGGTTGCAGGTGCTCGAGCAGGTCAAGAACAACCCGAACCTCAAGTCGGTCCCGGTGGTGATGCTCACCAGCAGCCGGGAAGAGGCGGATCTGGCGCGCTCCTACGGTCTGGGCGTCAACGCCTACGTGGTGAAGCCGGTGGGCTTTCCGGAGTTCGTCAAGGCATTGAAGGAGCTGGGACTGTTCTGGGCGGTGGTGAACGAACCGCCCCCGGGCTCGCTCCGGAGGTCCAACGCATCGTGA
- a CDS encoding sensor histidine kinase, with product MIARVEAEHHTQAREQGGRLSLLLVEDSALDAELIAARLEEGGLLFELLRVDSAESFNAALAEHRFDLILSDYKIPGFDGLSALDTCHRTCPEVPFLFVSGALGEERAIELLKRGATDYVLKDRLDRLVPSIERALREARERMDRQRAEARLQEREHTLSTLMANLPGMAFRRKVKDRPWHLDFASQGCLDLTGWPPESFATGGEISWDRIIHPEDLERMEREVRAALAERRQLSISYRIRTRGGEERWLWSRSLPRFAPDGSPECFEGFVTDITQQKQAEEEVKRRIEFEQQLIGIVSHDLRNPLTAIIFGASVLLKREGLDEKVTSSARRILASAERAGRMIRDLLDFTQARLGGIPVARAPLCLHAQASQVIDELGHTHPERGLELTREGDTHGEWDPDRIAQVISNLVGNALKYSPPDSVVRVRTRGERNVVLLEVHNRGEPIPPALIPELFKPLNRGTARTDMQTRSIGLGLYIVDNIVRAHGGSVHVSSTAAEGTIFTVRLPRSPSSA from the coding sequence GTGATCGCGCGGGTCGAAGCGGAGCACCATACACAGGCACGGGAACAGGGCGGCAGGTTGTCCCTCCTCCTGGTGGAGGACAGCGCCCTGGATGCCGAGCTCATCGCCGCGCGGCTCGAGGAGGGCGGTCTGCTCTTCGAACTGCTCCGCGTGGACAGCGCCGAGAGCTTCAACGCGGCCCTGGCCGAGCACCGCTTCGACCTCATCCTCTCCGACTACAAAATCCCCGGCTTCGACGGGCTGAGCGCCCTGGATACCTGCCATCGCACGTGCCCGGAGGTGCCCTTCCTCTTCGTCTCGGGCGCCCTGGGCGAGGAGCGGGCCATCGAGCTGCTCAAGCGCGGCGCCACCGACTACGTCCTCAAGGACCGGCTGGATCGGCTGGTGCCGAGTATCGAGCGGGCCCTGCGCGAGGCACGCGAGCGGATGGACCGCCAGCGGGCCGAGGCACGGCTGCAGGAGCGCGAGCACACCCTCTCCACCCTCATGGCCAACCTGCCGGGCATGGCTTTCCGGCGCAAGGTGAAGGACAGGCCGTGGCACCTCGATTTCGCCAGTCAGGGATGCCTGGATCTCACGGGCTGGCCTCCCGAGTCCTTCGCCACTGGCGGAGAGATCAGCTGGGACCGCATCATCCATCCGGAGGACCTGGAGCGGATGGAGCGCGAGGTGAGAGCCGCCCTCGCCGAGCGCCGCCAGCTCTCGATCTCCTACCGCATCCGCACCCGCGGGGGTGAGGAGCGCTGGCTGTGGAGCCGCTCCCTGCCCCGGTTCGCTCCGGATGGCTCCCCGGAGTGCTTCGAGGGCTTCGTCACCGACATCACCCAGCAGAAGCAGGCCGAGGAAGAGGTGAAGCGGCGCATCGAGTTCGAGCAGCAGCTCATCGGCATCGTCTCGCACGACCTGCGCAACCCCCTCACCGCCATCATCTTCGGCGCCTCCGTGCTGCTCAAGCGCGAGGGCCTGGACGAGAAGGTCACCAGCTCGGCGCGACGCATCCTCGCGAGCGCCGAACGCGCGGGCCGCATGATCCGCGATCTGCTCGACTTCACCCAGGCGCGGCTGGGCGGCATCCCCGTGGCCCGCGCCCCGCTCTGCCTCCACGCCCAGGCGAGCCAGGTGATCGATGAGCTCGGACACACCCACCCCGAGCGCGGGCTGGAGCTCACCCGGGAGGGCGACACACATGGGGAGTGGGATCCGGATCGCATCGCGCAGGTCATCTCCAACCTGGTGGGCAACGCCCTCAAGTACTCGCCCCCGGACAGCGTGGTGAGGGTGCGCACCCGGGGCGAGCGCAACGTGGTGCTGCTCGAGGTCCACAACCGGGGCGAGCCGATTCCCCCGGCGCTCATTCCCGAGCTGTTCAAACCGCTCAACCGCGGCACGGCCAGGACGGACATGCAGACCCGCAGCATCGGGCTGGGGCTCTACATCGTCGACAACATCGTGCGCGCACACGGCGGCTCCGTCCACGTGAGCTCCACGGCCGCGGAGGGAACGATCTTCACCGTGCGGCTGCCGCGCAGCCCCTCTTCCGCCTAG